Within the candidate division TA06 bacterium genome, the region GCTTTCAAAGACTTGGCTACTTCCCGCAAAACCTGCCCGGTGGTAACGCCCTTTCCCCAGCCGATGTTCACTGTCTGGTCATTTCCCCGCTCCAGGGCCAAAAGATTGGCCCGGACCGCATCCTCCACATAAACATAATCTCGTTCCATGCCGTCCGGCTCGCCTGAGTAGGCACACAGTACCGGAGTCGCCCCTTTCTGAAAGGCCTGGATGAAAATGGCCACCACTCCGGCCTCCCCCTGCGGGACCTGCCGGGGGCCGTAGATATTGCCATAACGCAGTATGGTTGAAACTAACCCGTGCTGGTAGCGGTAATAGGCCAGGTAGCGCTCGCAGGCATACTTAGCACAGGTATAGGGAGAGTGCGGATCGGCCCGGTATTCTTCTGGCGTGGGGACGACTGAGGCTTCCCCGTAAATGGTCCCGCCGGTGGAAGGAAAGATCACTTTTTTCACCCCGCACTTTACCGCCGATTCCAGGGTTTTAATCAGCCCCACTATATTGACCTCGGCGTCGCGGGTCGGATCCTTGACGGAAAACGGTACGCTGATCTGAGCCGCGTGATGGTTTATTATCTGCGGTTTAAAATCAGTGATGAACTCGTCCGCCCTGGGGCTGCGGATGTCGCAAAGCTCAAACTGCGCCCTGGGATTGATATTTTCCCGCTTGCCGCTGGAAAGATCATCCAGCACGGCCACCTGATGGCCGGCCGCCAGATAGGCGTCAACGATATGGGAGCCGATGAACCCGGCCCCTCCGGTCACTAATAT harbors:
- a CDS encoding NAD-dependent epimerase/dehydratase family protein → MKILVTGGAGFIGSHIVDAYLAAGHQVAVLDDLSSGKRENINPRAQFELCDIRSPRADEFITDFKPQIINHHAAQISVPFSVKDPTRDAEVNIVGLIKTLESAVKCGVKKVIFPSTGGTIYGEASVVPTPEEYRADPHSPYTCAKYACERYLAYYRYQHGLVSTILRYGNIYGPRQVPQGEAGVVAIFIQAFQKGATPVLCAYSGEPDGMERDYVYVEDAVRANLLALERGNDQTVNIGWGKGVTTGQVLREVAKSLKAEPKFNRAGPRPGDLHKSAIANRKAQEALGWQPQVNLHDGIQRTADYFKSIR